TGCGTATCAACGCAGTGGCTATTCCTTTTGATGTTTTCACAATGGATTTAATGTATATTCCCTCTACTTCTTCGTTAAGGGAAAAGGAAATTTTGTGGTTTGAGAGAAACTTTTCGGCCTTCACAACACACTGTTTGTCTACATCTTTCAGCAAGCGAAGACCATTTTCAGGATTACCAAAAAGAACAGAAAGTGATACTGCTAGATCCAACCCAGTTTTCATTGTCCCGGGAATGCCAACGGAAATAGCATCTTTATAGATGTTTTTATCCATGATGACATCTACACTAAATATTTCGCCTCCTATAGCTTTATAAGCAAATGCAGCAGACAGTCCCACAGCAACTGGATCTGTACATCCTACAGTTAAAAACGTGTGTTCTTTTAAAATTTCCAGTAAAAGTTTCGATGTCATTTTCCCCTCCAAGCTAAATCTATACGCCGCAAAACATTTTTATTTTATCCCTAGAAGCAGACGAGGAAGTGCCAAAGATAAAAAGGGTACGTAGGTTGTCAAGAGAAGCGCCGGTAGCCAACAAAAAAGAAGTAATTGTAATGTGGGTTTTAAGGATTGATCTACCCTAGCTCCGTTAAGCCTCCCTGCAAGATATAAAAGAGGCGCTGTGGGTGGGGTAATATTACCCATGCCTATGTTTACACCCAAAATAGCAGCAAAATGAATAGGATGAACGCCTACTTTGATTGCTATAGGGAGAAGTATGGGTGTGCAAAGCATAGTGGCACTACAGTCATCCATGAGCATCCCCATGATTATCATAAAGATATTAAGCATTAACAAAATGCCAAACTTACTAGAGGTTACACTCTGTAAAAGGTTGAGTATCTTCGTCGGGAGATCTTCCATGATGTACAATCTGCTAAGCATCATTACTGAAAACAGCATGATCATAATTACGCCGGTAGTAGTTGCAGATTCCACTATTACTTCTTTGAAATTTTTCATAGTTAGACCTTTATAAACCCAAAAGCCTATAGGAATAGCATAGACAGCAGACACAGCGGCTGCTTCTGTCGGAGTAACGAATCCGCCATATATACCGCCAAGAATAAATATTGGCATTAAAAGAGCAGGAAATGCGTGGTACGTCCTTTGCGCAAAGGCCTTCTTGAATTGTTCAGCGTTGAGTTTCTCTGAAACTACAAGGTTGTCATTATTCCTAAGTACCCAAATATTATAAAGAGCCATCATAGTTGTTAGAATTATTCCTGGTATCAAGGTGGCAAGAAAACAGGCTAGAACAGATTGCCCCCCAACCCAGGAGAAAAGGATCATCAAAGTGCTTGGAGGAATTAAAATCCCGAGGACTGAAGCGCTAGCTAACAAAGCAGCTGTATATCCCAGCGGATAACCCGTTTCCTTTAGGCGTGGAAACATGATTGAACCAATACAAGTTAATGTTGCAGAAGAACTCCCTGTTATTGATCCAAAAACTGCGCAAGCAACAACAGCTACAGCTCCGAGCCCTCCTTTTATTCTTCCCACAAACAAATCAATCAGATTTATAAGACTCTCCGCAATATTTCCTCTTTCCATAAGACCTCCGGCCATAATAAATAATGGTATGGCAAGTAAAACTATAGATCCAATGGAGTTATAGCCATGAGTAAAAAGAAAATCTGGATTATAAAAACCTGCCGCAATAATCCATAGAGCTGATGTAAAAAAGGCGAAGGGGACTGGGAGTCCTATTATCAGAGTGATAACAAGCAATAGTATCGCCGTGAGTAACATAAAAACAGCCTCCTTAAATTCAGTTAAAGGTACTGTTGTTTCAATTTTGCCCTTTCGTGAACGTGTTAAGGTTTAAATACGCCCCATGTAAATCTCTTTCGCTTTTTTAAAGTGGTCTTTAAAGTGAATGCTGAAATAAAAGGCCATAAGGACAAAGCCTAAGAAAACTGACCCCTGGGGAACCCATAGAGGAATGCGCCAAACGGGTGTTTGTGTCCCCCTGAGAAAAGAAAAACTAAGCATGCCCCATGCCAAATAAATACCAACAAAACAAAAAAAGGCAGTAACTCCTGTGCTAAAGGCGATTAAAGTTGATTGAAGTTTCTGATTCGTTACAAAAGACGAGACAACATCTGCTTTAATATGACTATCTTCGAAAGCGCCATAAGCTCCACCAACAAAGTAAAGCCAAAAGGCAAAAATGGAAATAATTTCTTCCATGCCATAAAGGTTTGTTTTAAAAACGTAACGAAGCATTGCTCCTATAGTTATAGAAACTGCTATGATTAAACTGAAGTAAAACATGATATTCCGCTGCAAAGCCAATAAACCATTCCAGATAATGCCACCTCTTTTTTTCTCCAAAGTCTTCAGTCCCCCTTCAACGATCATTAAACGTTTATTTGGGTATTAAATAAGAGGTAGGTCAAAGACCTACCTCTTAGACTTGTATAGTTTCTAACATACTTATTGATATTGCTCTCTCAGTTTTGACATGATCTCAGGTGATACTCTTTTTTCCAGCTTCGGCCAAGCTACTTCTCGAACTTTAGCTGCCACTGTGGCGAGTTCTTCACTGGAAAATGTTGTTACTTCCATGCCAAAATCTTTGAGTTTCGTAAGATATTCTTTGTCCTCTTTTTCTGAAACTGCGACACTCTTCAACTGAAGAACTTGGGCCGTATCCAAGAACAATTTCTGATCTTCAGCACTAAGCTTGTTCCAAAAATCTTTGTTTATAAGCCAACTCTCAGTTTCTAGGTAACAATTATACTGATAGTAATATTTTATAACGTCCCTGTAGTTAAGCCAGGTAAGCACGGGAGGTCCACCAGTCCAACCTTCGCACACTCCAGTTTGAAGAGCTGTATATGTT
This region of Aminobacterium colombiense DSM 12261 genomic DNA includes:
- a CDS encoding TRAP transporter large permease, with product MLLTAILLLVITLIIGLPVPFAFFTSALWIIAAGFYNPDFLFTHGYNSIGSIVLLAIPLFIMAGGLMERGNIAESLINLIDLFVGRIKGGLGAVAVVACAVFGSITGSSSATLTCIGSIMFPRLKETGYPLGYTAALLASASVLGILIPPSTLMILFSWVGGQSVLACFLATLIPGIILTTMMALYNIWVLRNNDNLVVSEKLNAEQFKKAFAQRTYHAFPALLMPIFILGGIYGGFVTPTEAAAVSAVYAIPIGFWVYKGLTMKNFKEVIVESATTTGVIMIMLFSVMMLSRLYIMEDLPTKILNLLQSVTSSKFGILLMLNIFMIIMGMLMDDCSATMLCTPILLPIAIKVGVHPIHFAAILGVNIGMGNITPPTAPLLYLAGRLNGARVDQSLKPTLQLLLFCWLPALLLTTYVPFLSLALPRLLLGIK
- a CDS encoding TRAP transporter small permease; translated protein: MEKKRGGIIWNGLLALQRNIMFYFSLIIAVSITIGAMLRYVFKTNLYGMEEIISIFAFWLYFVGGAYGAFEDSHIKADVVSSFVTNQKLQSTLIAFSTGVTAFFCFVGIYLAWGMLSFSFLRGTQTPVWRIPLWVPQGSVFLGFVLMAFYFSIHFKDHFKKAKEIYMGRI